The Ascaphus truei isolate aAscTru1 chromosome 3, aAscTru1.hap1, whole genome shotgun sequence genome includes a region encoding these proteins:
- the DTX3 gene encoding putative E3 ubiquitin-protein ligase DTX3 isoform X2: MGSPVSFVLSRMAACGGNTKNKVTVTKPVWDFLNKETPSKLARLREENRVRILIDGETSEIYVLRLSPESHIPGNALPLARKALKTLLKETEKELKKSYKQHQLSGCMAYGDKNNEHTTELHIRGTYTRGQQSSGGRGVPGSSGGGASSSHGSSRDHRREEVEDDRENQCPICLGEIQNIKTLEKCQHSFCEDCITRALQVKKACPMCGRFYGQLVGNQPENGRMLVSKDSGLLLPSYEKYGTIIIQYVFPPGIQGSEHPNPGVRYPGTTRVAYLPDCPEGNKVLTLFKKAFDQRLTFTIGTSMTTGRPNVITWNDIHHKTNCTGGPQLFGYPDPTYLLRVQEELRAKGITAD; this comes from the exons TTTCGTTTGTCTTGTCCAGAATGGCAGCCTGCGGAGGAAACACAAAGAACAAAGTAACGGTTACCAAGCCCGTCTGGGACTTCCTCAACAAAGAGACCCCTTCAAAACTTGCACGGCTGAGGGAGGAAAACAGAGTCCGGATCTTAATAGATGGTGAAACTTCTGAGATCTATGTTCTACGACTATCCCCTGAGAGCCACATTCCGGGGAATGCCCTCCCTCTGGCCAGAAAGGCTCTCAAAACCCTGCTGAAGGAGACTGAGAAGGAGTTGAAGAAGTCCTACAAGCAACATCAGCTGTCAGGTTGTATGGCCTATGGGGATAAGAACAATGAACACACAACCGAGTTGCACATCCGAGGCACTTACACCAGGGGGCAACAGAGCAGTGGCGGCAGGGGAGTTCCTGGGAGCTCGGGAGGAGGAGCCAGCAGTAGTCATGGCAGCAGCCGTGACCATAGAAGAGAGGAAGTAGAGGATGACAGAGAGAACCAGTGCCCAATCTGTCTGGGTGAAATCCAGAACATAAAGACACTGGAGAAATGCCAGCACTCATTCTGCGAGGATTGTATCACCAGGGCTCTGCAGGTGAAGAAAGCCTGCCCAATGTGTGGCCGCTTCTATGGGCAGCTGGTGGGGAACCAGCCTGAAAATGGCAGGATGTTGGTGTCCAAGGACTCCGGTCTGCTGCTGCCCAGCTATGAGAAATATGGGACCATTATCATACAGTATGTCTTCCCACCAGGCATCCAAGGG TCGGAGCACCCTAATCCTGGAGTGAGGTATCCAGGGACAACTCGCGTTGCTTACTTGCCTGATTGCCCCGAGGGTAACAAAGTTCTTACCCTGTTCAAGAAAGCCTTCGACCAGCGTCTGACCTTCACCATTGGGACATCGATGACCACAGGGAGGCCCAATGTCATTACGTGGAATGACATTCACCATAAAACCAACTGCACAGGAGGACCACAGCT ATTTGGATACCCAGATCCCACATACCTGCTGAGAGTTCAGGAGGAGCTCCGAGCCAAAGGCATCACAGCTGATTAG
- the DTX3 gene encoding putative E3 ubiquitin-protein ligase DTX3 isoform X1, whose amino-acid sequence MLFSAVSFVLSRMAACGGNTKNKVTVTKPVWDFLNKETPSKLARLREENRVRILIDGETSEIYVLRLSPESHIPGNALPLARKALKTLLKETEKELKKSYKQHQLSGCMAYGDKNNEHTTELHIRGTYTRGQQSSGGRGVPGSSGGGASSSHGSSRDHRREEVEDDRENQCPICLGEIQNIKTLEKCQHSFCEDCITRALQVKKACPMCGRFYGQLVGNQPENGRMLVSKDSGLLLPSYEKYGTIIIQYVFPPGIQGSEHPNPGVRYPGTTRVAYLPDCPEGNKVLTLFKKAFDQRLTFTIGTSMTTGRPNVITWNDIHHKTNCTGGPQLFGYPDPTYLLRVQEELRAKGITAD is encoded by the exons TTTCGTTTGTCTTGTCCAGAATGGCAGCCTGCGGAGGAAACACAAAGAACAAAGTAACGGTTACCAAGCCCGTCTGGGACTTCCTCAACAAAGAGACCCCTTCAAAACTTGCACGGCTGAGGGAGGAAAACAGAGTCCGGATCTTAATAGATGGTGAAACTTCTGAGATCTATGTTCTACGACTATCCCCTGAGAGCCACATTCCGGGGAATGCCCTCCCTCTGGCCAGAAAGGCTCTCAAAACCCTGCTGAAGGAGACTGAGAAGGAGTTGAAGAAGTCCTACAAGCAACATCAGCTGTCAGGTTGTATGGCCTATGGGGATAAGAACAATGAACACACAACCGAGTTGCACATCCGAGGCACTTACACCAGGGGGCAACAGAGCAGTGGCGGCAGGGGAGTTCCTGGGAGCTCGGGAGGAGGAGCCAGCAGTAGTCATGGCAGCAGCCGTGACCATAGAAGAGAGGAAGTAGAGGATGACAGAGAGAACCAGTGCCCAATCTGTCTGGGTGAAATCCAGAACATAAAGACACTGGAGAAATGCCAGCACTCATTCTGCGAGGATTGTATCACCAGGGCTCTGCAGGTGAAGAAAGCCTGCCCAATGTGTGGCCGCTTCTATGGGCAGCTGGTGGGGAACCAGCCTGAAAATGGCAGGATGTTGGTGTCCAAGGACTCCGGTCTGCTGCTGCCCAGCTATGAGAAATATGGGACCATTATCATACAGTATGTCTTCCCACCAGGCATCCAAGGG TCGGAGCACCCTAATCCTGGAGTGAGGTATCCAGGGACAACTCGCGTTGCTTACTTGCCTGATTGCCCCGAGGGTAACAAAGTTCTTACCCTGTTCAAGAAAGCCTTCGACCAGCGTCTGACCTTCACCATTGGGACATCGATGACCACAGGGAGGCCCAATGTCATTACGTGGAATGACATTCACCATAAAACCAACTGCACAGGAGGACCACAGCT ATTTGGATACCCAGATCCCACATACCTGCTGAGAGTTCAGGAGGAGCTCCGAGCCAAAGGCATCACAGCTGATTAG
- the DTX3 gene encoding putative E3 ubiquitin-protein ligase DTX3 isoform X3 has product MAACGGNTKNKVTVTKPVWDFLNKETPSKLARLREENRVRILIDGETSEIYVLRLSPESHIPGNALPLARKALKTLLKETEKELKKSYKQHQLSGCMAYGDKNNEHTTELHIRGTYTRGQQSSGGRGVPGSSGGGASSSHGSSRDHRREEVEDDRENQCPICLGEIQNIKTLEKCQHSFCEDCITRALQVKKACPMCGRFYGQLVGNQPENGRMLVSKDSGLLLPSYEKYGTIIIQYVFPPGIQGSEHPNPGVRYPGTTRVAYLPDCPEGNKVLTLFKKAFDQRLTFTIGTSMTTGRPNVITWNDIHHKTNCTGGPQLFGYPDPTYLLRVQEELRAKGITAD; this is encoded by the exons ATGGCAGCCTGCGGAGGAAACACAAAGAACAAAGTAACGGTTACCAAGCCCGTCTGGGACTTCCTCAACAAAGAGACCCCTTCAAAACTTGCACGGCTGAGGGAGGAAAACAGAGTCCGGATCTTAATAGATGGTGAAACTTCTGAGATCTATGTTCTACGACTATCCCCTGAGAGCCACATTCCGGGGAATGCCCTCCCTCTGGCCAGAAAGGCTCTCAAAACCCTGCTGAAGGAGACTGAGAAGGAGTTGAAGAAGTCCTACAAGCAACATCAGCTGTCAGGTTGTATGGCCTATGGGGATAAGAACAATGAACACACAACCGAGTTGCACATCCGAGGCACTTACACCAGGGGGCAACAGAGCAGTGGCGGCAGGGGAGTTCCTGGGAGCTCGGGAGGAGGAGCCAGCAGTAGTCATGGCAGCAGCCGTGACCATAGAAGAGAGGAAGTAGAGGATGACAGAGAGAACCAGTGCCCAATCTGTCTGGGTGAAATCCAGAACATAAAGACACTGGAGAAATGCCAGCACTCATTCTGCGAGGATTGTATCACCAGGGCTCTGCAGGTGAAGAAAGCCTGCCCAATGTGTGGCCGCTTCTATGGGCAGCTGGTGGGGAACCAGCCTGAAAATGGCAGGATGTTGGTGTCCAAGGACTCCGGTCTGCTGCTGCCCAGCTATGAGAAATATGGGACCATTATCATACAGTATGTCTTCCCACCAGGCATCCAAGGG TCGGAGCACCCTAATCCTGGAGTGAGGTATCCAGGGACAACTCGCGTTGCTTACTTGCCTGATTGCCCCGAGGGTAACAAAGTTCTTACCCTGTTCAAGAAAGCCTTCGACCAGCGTCTGACCTTCACCATTGGGACATCGATGACCACAGGGAGGCCCAATGTCATTACGTGGAATGACATTCACCATAAAACCAACTGCACAGGAGGACCACAGCT ATTTGGATACCCAGATCCCACATACCTGCTGAGAGTTCAGGAGGAGCTCCGAGCCAAAGGCATCACAGCTGATTAG